A stretch of the Alnus glutinosa chromosome 6, dhAlnGlut1.1, whole genome shotgun sequence genome encodes the following:
- the LOC133870930 gene encoding cyclin-A2-2-like isoform X1 — MHCSFTRHANMDKENTNAAKVEESTVRVTRARAKALGSSGGIFPSSKPSFKQEQKHVLRSKFKRAASDENKASMVAPAGIQHKRRAVLEDVTNILCENSLMNRIHASKIQTSKQARRGPGKKNNMAVARVTQEISAIQGDAKTKLAEELSKIRMVESQDRTLTVNLEEEEPNKQSMSCSIRECGLANQMPMVQASTKPAGLQSSQEKEDMVCKELGTSSRPDIVDIDSNLKDPKACSSYASDIHSYIRVAELDCRPSTNYMEKLQRDITPSMRGILIDWLVEVSEEYKLVPDTLYFTVNLIDRFLSKNYMEKTRLQLLGVTCMLIASKYEEICAPRVEEFCVITDNTYMRGEVLELERQVLNFLNFQLSVPSTKTFLRRFIQAAQASYKLPSVELEFLANYLAELTLVEYSFLKFLPSLIAAAAVFLARWTLNQTDHPWNPTLEHYTSYKASELKSIVLALEDLQLNTSGCSLNAIREKYRQQKFKRVATLTSPQPVVSLF; from the exons ATGCATTGCTCTTTTACAAGGCATGCAAATATGgataaagaaaatacaaatgCTGCCAAAGTTGAAGAGTCTACTGTTCGAGTCACACGAGCACGAGCTAAAGCCTTGGGCTCATCAGGAGGGATATTCCCGTCTTCCAAACCCTCTTTTAAGCAAGAACAGAAGCATGTTCTCCGTTCAAAGTTCAAAAGAGCAGCATCAGATGAGAACAAAGCTTCTATGGTTGCTCCTGCTGGCATACAGCATAAGAGAAGGGCAGTGCTTGAGGATGTCACTAATATCTTATGTGAGAATTCACTTATGAACCGAATCCATGCATCAAAAATTCAG ACTAGCAAGCAGGCTAGAAGAGGTCCGGGAAAGAAGAACAATATGGCAGTCGCAAGAGTCACTCAAGAGATTTCAGCCATTCAGGGGGATGCAAAAACAAAGTTAGCTGAAGAATTGTCCAAAATAAGGATGGTGGAATCGCAAGATAGGACGTTAACAGTTAATTTAGAAGAGGAAGAGCCTAACAAGCAAAGCATGAGTTGTAGCATAAGGGAATGTGGTTTAGCAAATCAGATGCCTATGGTACAGGCTTCCACAAAACCTGCTGGACTCCAAAGTTCTCAAGAGAAAG AAGATATGGTCTGCAAGGAATTGGGAACCTCAAGTCGTCCAGACATTGTGGATATTGATTCAAACTTAAAAGATCCTAAAGCCTGCAGCTCATATGCCTCTGATATACACAGTTATATACGTGTTGCAGAG CTTGATTGTAGGCCATCAACTAATTACATGGAAAAGTTGCAGCGAGATATCACTCCAAGCATGAGAGGAATTCTGATTGATTGGCTTGTGGAG GTTTCTGAAGAATATAAGCTTGTTCCAGATACTCTTTACTTCACAGTGAATCTCATCGATCGGTTCCTCTCTAAAAATTATATGGAAAAAACAAGACTCCAGTTGCTTGGTGTTACTTGCATGCTAATTGCCTC GAAGTACGAGGAAATCTGTGCACCAAGAGTGGAGGAATTTTGTGTCATCACAGACAATACCTACATGAGAGGAGAG GTATTGGAACTGGAGCGTCAAGTTTTGAATTTCTTGAACTTCCAGTTATCTGTTCCCAGCACAAAAACATTTCTCAG GAGATTCATTCAAGCAGCACAAGCTTCTTACAAG CTTCCTTCTGTCGAACTTGAGTTCTTGGCAAATTATTTAGCAGAATTGACACTAGTCGAATATAGCTTCCTAAAGTTTCTACCTTCCCTCATAGCTGCAGCTGCTGTGTTCCTTGCTAGATGGACACTCAATCAGACAGACCACCCATGG AATCCAACTTTAGAACATTATACCAGTTACAAGGCATCAGAGCTGAAAAGCATAGTTCTTGCACTGGAAGACTTGCAACTGAACACCAGCGGTTGCTCCCTAAATGCTATACGCGAGAAGTATAGACAACAGAAG TTCAAGCGTGTGGCAACATTGACCTCTCCGCAACCGGTTGTTTCACTCTTCTAA
- the LOC133870930 gene encoding cyclin-A2-2-like isoform X2, whose amino-acid sequence MDKENTNAAKVEESTVRVTRARAKALGSSGGIFPSSKPSFKQEQKHVLRSKFKRAASDENKASMVAPAGIQHKRRAVLEDVTNILCENSLMNRIHASKIQTSKQARRGPGKKNNMAVARVTQEISAIQGDAKTKLAEELSKIRMVESQDRTLTVNLEEEEPNKQSMSCSIRECGLANQMPMVQASTKPAGLQSSQEKEDMVCKELGTSSRPDIVDIDSNLKDPKACSSYASDIHSYIRVAELDCRPSTNYMEKLQRDITPSMRGILIDWLVEVSEEYKLVPDTLYFTVNLIDRFLSKNYMEKTRLQLLGVTCMLIASKYEEICAPRVEEFCVITDNTYMRGEVLELERQVLNFLNFQLSVPSTKTFLRRFIQAAQASYKLPSVELEFLANYLAELTLVEYSFLKFLPSLIAAAAVFLARWTLNQTDHPWNPTLEHYTSYKASELKSIVLALEDLQLNTSGCSLNAIREKYRQQKFKRVATLTSPQPVVSLF is encoded by the exons ATGgataaagaaaatacaaatgCTGCCAAAGTTGAAGAGTCTACTGTTCGAGTCACACGAGCACGAGCTAAAGCCTTGGGCTCATCAGGAGGGATATTCCCGTCTTCCAAACCCTCTTTTAAGCAAGAACAGAAGCATGTTCTCCGTTCAAAGTTCAAAAGAGCAGCATCAGATGAGAACAAAGCTTCTATGGTTGCTCCTGCTGGCATACAGCATAAGAGAAGGGCAGTGCTTGAGGATGTCACTAATATCTTATGTGAGAATTCACTTATGAACCGAATCCATGCATCAAAAATTCAG ACTAGCAAGCAGGCTAGAAGAGGTCCGGGAAAGAAGAACAATATGGCAGTCGCAAGAGTCACTCAAGAGATTTCAGCCATTCAGGGGGATGCAAAAACAAAGTTAGCTGAAGAATTGTCCAAAATAAGGATGGTGGAATCGCAAGATAGGACGTTAACAGTTAATTTAGAAGAGGAAGAGCCTAACAAGCAAAGCATGAGTTGTAGCATAAGGGAATGTGGTTTAGCAAATCAGATGCCTATGGTACAGGCTTCCACAAAACCTGCTGGACTCCAAAGTTCTCAAGAGAAAG AAGATATGGTCTGCAAGGAATTGGGAACCTCAAGTCGTCCAGACATTGTGGATATTGATTCAAACTTAAAAGATCCTAAAGCCTGCAGCTCATATGCCTCTGATATACACAGTTATATACGTGTTGCAGAG CTTGATTGTAGGCCATCAACTAATTACATGGAAAAGTTGCAGCGAGATATCACTCCAAGCATGAGAGGAATTCTGATTGATTGGCTTGTGGAG GTTTCTGAAGAATATAAGCTTGTTCCAGATACTCTTTACTTCACAGTGAATCTCATCGATCGGTTCCTCTCTAAAAATTATATGGAAAAAACAAGACTCCAGTTGCTTGGTGTTACTTGCATGCTAATTGCCTC GAAGTACGAGGAAATCTGTGCACCAAGAGTGGAGGAATTTTGTGTCATCACAGACAATACCTACATGAGAGGAGAG GTATTGGAACTGGAGCGTCAAGTTTTGAATTTCTTGAACTTCCAGTTATCTGTTCCCAGCACAAAAACATTTCTCAG GAGATTCATTCAAGCAGCACAAGCTTCTTACAAG CTTCCTTCTGTCGAACTTGAGTTCTTGGCAAATTATTTAGCAGAATTGACACTAGTCGAATATAGCTTCCTAAAGTTTCTACCTTCCCTCATAGCTGCAGCTGCTGTGTTCCTTGCTAGATGGACACTCAATCAGACAGACCACCCATGG AATCCAACTTTAGAACATTATACCAGTTACAAGGCATCAGAGCTGAAAAGCATAGTTCTTGCACTGGAAGACTTGCAACTGAACACCAGCGGTTGCTCCCTAAATGCTATACGCGAGAAGTATAGACAACAGAAG TTCAAGCGTGTGGCAACATTGACCTCTCCGCAACCGGTTGTTTCACTCTTCTAA